The following are encoded in a window of Arthrobacter antioxidans genomic DNA:
- a CDS encoding STAS domain-containing protein, producing MEFTVQDKGHYTEVAANGRLNMVAAPKLRRVVDEVVAGGGKRIVVNLADTSFMDSSGLGALIGCLKLARQSGGDLRIAAVQPQVTMVLELTSMNRVLTPHAAADEAFRND from the coding sequence ATGGAATTCACGGTCCAGGACAAAGGGCACTACACCGAGGTCGCGGCGAACGGACGCCTGAACATGGTCGCGGCACCGAAGCTGCGCAGGGTCGTCGACGAGGTGGTCGCCGGGGGCGGGAAGCGGATCGTCGTGAACCTGGCGGACACCAGCTTCATGGACTCCTCGGGCCTCGGCGCGCTCATCGGCTGCCTCAAACTGGCCCGGCAGTCCGGCGGCGACCTGCGGATCGCCGCCGTCCAGCCCCAGGTCACCATGGTGCTCGAACTCACCAGCATGAACCGTGTCCTCACGCCCCACGCGGCGGCGGACGAAGCCTTCCGCAATGACTGA
- a CDS encoding ATP-binding protein yields the protein MTDILARRTLEEPAAEQAIENLHVLLEQLWLDAAFVPAPDQMAFTTAVIEAASNVVQHGVPAEGATLVLGVELTVAVGRLRAVISEIGAAPLDPVPDLAGPADVPGPDDDALLEDYDESGRGLSMIRALVTTVTVEREGDTNVWILSRDSDQG from the coding sequence ATGACTGACATCCTGGCCCGGCGCACTCTCGAGGAGCCCGCCGCGGAGCAGGCCATCGAGAACCTGCACGTCCTTCTGGAGCAGCTGTGGCTGGATGCCGCCTTCGTGCCGGCTCCAGATCAGATGGCCTTCACCACGGCGGTGATCGAAGCCGCGAGCAACGTCGTCCAGCACGGCGTCCCCGCGGAGGGCGCCACGCTCGTCCTCGGCGTCGAGCTCACCGTCGCCGTCGGGCGGCTGCGCGCCGTCATCAGCGAGATCGGCGCCGCGCCGCTGGACCCGGTGCCCGATCTCGCGGGGCCCGCCGACGTCCCCGGTCCGGACGATGACGCGCTGCTGGAGGACTACGACGAGTCCGGGCGCGGGCTCTCGATGATCCGCGCCCTCGTCACCACCGTGACGGTCGAGCGCGAGGGTGACACCAACGTGTGGATCCTGTCCCGGGACTCCGACCAGGGCTGA
- a CDS encoding alpha/beta hydrolase: MTSRDADRTETMEPGAKDGSRAMRVAARLIGLLPTKRNLSGTDWVNAKYPGRSYPAMAAIPWTLKRTHTIQEKRIDGIRTITVRPLLGATRSHIVYTHGGIYINELARPHWWIIAELTKRTGAAVTVPLYRLAPESTYREAFPYLVSVYRDVLRTAEPDDVTLMGDSAGGALAVAQAWAFREAGLPAPGRVVAFSPWFDVTATNPDIPAYEAVDPMLSVAGGVQAGLWWADGDDPRTPLVSPACAPEDLLAALPRTRIYQGTRDVCMADAAVFRDRAAAAGAAVEMKVYPGGFHVFPAFPRLPESRDVYADVAAFLGRPALP; encoded by the coding sequence ATGACGAGCAGAGACGCGGACCGCACGGAGACGATGGAGCCGGGTGCGAAGGACGGCTCGCGCGCGATGCGCGTGGCGGCCCGGCTGATCGGGCTCCTGCCGACGAAGAGGAACCTGAGCGGCACCGACTGGGTGAACGCGAAGTACCCGGGCCGCAGCTACCCGGCCATGGCCGCCATCCCCTGGACGCTGAAGCGGACGCACACCATCCAGGAGAAGCGGATCGACGGCATCAGGACCATCACGGTCCGCCCGCTCCTCGGAGCGACCCGCTCGCACATCGTCTACACGCACGGCGGGATCTACATCAACGAGCTCGCCCGGCCGCACTGGTGGATCATCGCCGAGCTGACGAAGCGGACCGGTGCCGCCGTCACGGTGCCCCTGTACCGGCTGGCGCCCGAGAGCACCTACCGGGAGGCCTTCCCGTACCTCGTGTCCGTGTACCGCGACGTCCTCAGGACGGCGGAGCCCGACGACGTCACGCTGATGGGGGACTCGGCCGGCGGTGCGCTCGCCGTCGCGCAGGCCTGGGCGTTCCGGGAGGCAGGGCTGCCCGCGCCCGGACGCGTCGTCGCCTTCTCGCCCTGGTTCGACGTCACGGCCACCAACCCCGACATCCCCGCGTACGAGGCCGTCGACCCGATGCTCTCCGTGGCGGGCGGGGTCCAGGCGGGGCTGTGGTGGGCGGACGGCGACGATCCCCGGACTCCGCTGGTCAGCCCGGCCTGCGCGCCGGAGGACCTGCTGGCCGCCCTGCCGCGCACGCGGATCTACCAGGGCACGCGCGACGTCTGCATGGCGGACGCCGCGGTCTTCCGGGACCGTGCGGCCGCGGCCGGTGCCGCCGTGGAGATGAAGGTCTATCCCGGCGGCTTCCACGTGTTCCCGGCGTTCCCCCGCCTCCCGGAGTCCCGGGACGTCTACGCGGACGTCGCCGCGTTCCTCGGCCGGCCGGCCCTCCCGTAG
- a CDS encoding trimeric intracellular cation channel family protein, with the protein MDTASHVALGADLLGVFFFAVSGSLLAARKGFDLVGSLLLASLASLGGGVARDLIINVPPAAFTNPAYLVPPLLATVLVYFVFSGVERGMRVLVVFDAGGLALFCITGTLKALDAGLHPVSAALLGVTTAVGGGLLRDVVANEVPQLFDPRDIYALPAMLGAVVVTGLYLTGTFTLVTGTLAASLVFSLRVLAWRYGWHAPLAARTWDARP; encoded by the coding sequence ATGGACACCGCTTCACACGTGGCGCTCGGCGCCGACCTCCTCGGCGTCTTCTTCTTCGCCGTCTCCGGCTCCCTGCTGGCGGCCCGCAAGGGCTTCGACCTCGTGGGGTCGCTCCTGCTCGCGTCCCTCGCGTCGCTCGGCGGAGGGGTGGCCCGGGACCTCATCATCAACGTCCCGCCCGCCGCCTTCACGAATCCCGCCTACCTGGTGCCTCCGCTGCTCGCCACCGTGCTGGTGTACTTCGTCTTCTCGGGCGTGGAGCGCGGCATGCGCGTCCTGGTCGTCTTCGACGCCGGCGGACTGGCCCTGTTCTGCATCACCGGAACCCTTAAGGCGCTCGATGCCGGCCTCCACCCGGTCTCGGCCGCCCTCTTGGGCGTCACCACCGCCGTCGGCGGTGGCCTGCTGCGCGACGTCGTCGCGAACGAGGTCCCGCAGCTCTTCGACCCACGGGACATCTACGCGCTCCCCGCCATGCTGGGCGCCGTCGTCGTCACGGGGCTCTACCTGACCGGGACCTTCACCCTCGTCACCGGGACCCTCGCCGCGTCCCTCGTGTTCTCCCTGCGGGTCCTCGCCTGGCGTTACGGCTGGCACGCGCCGCTCGCCGCGCGGACATGGGACGCGCGGCCGTAG
- a CDS encoding HIT family protein — protein sequence MPFVHHAPEGYRCPFCDLARSDFGNPKNLCRPGDVVYADDLALAFIASHGFDPNPGHVLITPRAHVELLYELPDDAAARIMTLTRDIAIAIKRAWEPDGISTRQHNEPAGSQHVWHYHQHVLPRWHDDGFYFTPKRPIVDPEIRARKADELRAFLPH from the coding sequence ATGCCGTTCGTCCACCACGCCCCTGAGGGGTACCGGTGCCCGTTCTGCGACCTCGCGCGGTCGGACTTCGGTAACCCGAAGAACCTCTGCCGCCCGGGGGACGTCGTCTACGCCGACGACCTCGCGCTCGCGTTCATCGCGTCGCACGGCTTCGACCCGAATCCCGGCCACGTCCTGATCACCCCGCGGGCGCACGTGGAACTGCTGTACGAACTGCCGGACGACGCCGCCGCGCGCATCATGACGCTGACCCGCGACATCGCGATCGCCATCAAACGCGCCTGGGAGCCCGACGGCATCTCGACGCGGCAGCACAACGAGCCGGCCGGCAGCCAGCACGTGTGGCACTACCACCAGCACGTCCTGCCGCGCTGGCACGACGACGGTTTCTACTTCACGCCGAAGCGGCCGATCGTGGACCCGGAGATCAGGGCGCGGAAGGCCGACGAGCTGAGGGCGTTCCTCCCCCACTGA
- a CDS encoding polyprenyl synthetase family protein, with protein MTQSFDSGWASAGVNSALDTADTPGDALRLPPGFALIAEDPELGPSVSSCLAEVEKQLRSAIAHSDPLADATSRHLVEAGGKRIRPLLTILASHLGNPTRAKVVQAAVVVELTHLATLYHDDVMDSAPYRRGAPTAHEVWGNSVAILTGDLIFARASILVSELGGEALGIQARTFERLCLGQLHETVGPRDGQDALEHYLSVIADKTGSLVAASGQLGALFADTPREVVDTMVSYGEKVGVAFQLADDVIDVTGRKVKSGKAPGTDLREGVPTLPVILLRRAAAAGDRSAADVVALVDGDLSSDDALAAAVTAVREHPQTQEAWAVAQQWADEAVAALEPLPDSVVKQALASFAQAVVSRDV; from the coding sequence GTGACACAATCCTTCGACTCCGGGTGGGCCAGCGCGGGCGTCAACAGCGCGCTGGACACGGCGGACACGCCCGGCGACGCCCTGCGCCTGCCTCCCGGTTTCGCCCTCATCGCCGAGGACCCGGAGCTCGGACCGTCCGTCTCGTCCTGCCTGGCCGAGGTGGAGAAGCAGCTCCGCAGCGCCATCGCCCACTCGGACCCGCTGGCCGACGCGACGAGCCGCCACCTCGTGGAGGCCGGCGGCAAGCGCATCCGGCCGCTCCTGACCATCCTCGCCTCGCACCTCGGCAACCCCACGCGGGCCAAGGTGGTCCAGGCCGCCGTCGTCGTCGAACTGACGCACCTCGCCACGCTCTACCACGACGACGTCATGGACTCAGCCCCCTACCGCCGCGGCGCCCCGACCGCGCACGAGGTGTGGGGCAACTCCGTCGCCATCCTCACCGGGGACCTCATCTTCGCCCGGGCGTCCATCCTCGTCTCGGAGCTCGGCGGCGAGGCCCTCGGCATCCAGGCACGCACCTTCGAACGTCTCTGCCTCGGCCAGCTCCACGAGACCGTGGGCCCACGCGACGGCCAGGACGCCCTCGAGCACTATCTCTCGGTGATCGCCGACAAGACCGGCTCCCTCGTGGCCGCTTCCGGGCAGCTCGGTGCCCTCTTCGCGGACACCCCGCGGGAAGTCGTCGACACCATGGTCTCCTACGGCGAGAAGGTCGGCGTCGCGTTCCAGCTGGCGGACGACGTCATCGACGTGACGGGCCGCAAGGTCAAGTCCGGCAAGGCCCCCGGCACCGACCTCCGCGAGGGCGTGCCCACCCTTCCGGTCATCCTGCTGCGCCGCGCCGCAGCGGCGGGCGACCGGTCCGCGGCCGACGTCGTCGCGCTCGTGGACGGCGACCTGTCCTCCGATGACGCCCTCGCCGCCGCCGTCACCGCAGTGCGCGAGCACCCGCAGACCCAGGAGGCGTGGGCCGTGGCCCAGCAATGGGCGGACGAGGCCGTGGCCGCGCTCGAACCGCTCCCGGACAGCGTGGTCAAGCAGGCGCTGGCGAGCTTCGCGCAGGCCGTCGTCAGCCGGGACGTCTGA
- a CDS encoding geranylgeranyl reductase family protein, with product MSVLIVGAGPAGSTAAYYLASAGIEVTVLEKTFFPREKVCGDGLTPRATRELQLLGLPHDESEGWRRNRGLRLIAGKRTVEVPWPELSDFPDYGLVRTRLGFDEALARHARSAGATILEGHSVSSAVRDDAGRVTGVTVNLLDADGRKTGETRTFTADVVLAADGNSTRTAVSLGMQKRDDRPLGVAVRTYFTSPRTNDDWMEGWLELPDATGKPLPGYGWVFGVGDGTSNVGLGILNSSAEFGKLDYKQVLRDWTAGMPAEWGFTPSNMVGEIRGAALPMGFNRTPHYSPGLLLLGDAGGMVSPFNGEGISYAMESARYAAEFIERAQGVASPLGRDQVMSGYAPYIRGQWGSHFTLGRVFAQLIGKPAILSLALRTGMPVPLLMRFVVRMLANLTDTGGRGFEDRVIHLLESLVPPTSNQPSLAGHLRAQSAASLR from the coding sequence ATGTCGGTCCTCATCGTCGGGGCCGGCCCGGCCGGCTCCACCGCCGCCTACTATCTCGCGAGCGCCGGGATCGAGGTGACCGTCCTCGAGAAGACGTTCTTCCCCCGGGAGAAGGTCTGCGGCGACGGCCTGACGCCCCGCGCCACGCGGGAACTGCAGCTGCTCGGCCTGCCGCACGACGAGAGCGAGGGCTGGCGCCGCAACCGCGGCCTCCGCCTGATCGCCGGCAAACGCACCGTCGAGGTGCCCTGGCCCGAGCTCAGCGACTTCCCCGACTACGGCCTGGTCCGCACGCGCCTCGGCTTCGACGAAGCCCTCGCCCGGCATGCCCGCTCCGCCGGAGCCACCATCCTCGAGGGCCACTCCGTGTCCTCCGCCGTCCGTGACGACGCCGGACGCGTCACGGGCGTCACCGTGAACCTGCTCGATGCCGACGGCCGCAAGACGGGGGAGACCCGCACCTTCACGGCCGACGTCGTCCTCGCCGCCGACGGCAACTCGACGCGGACCGCCGTCAGCCTCGGGATGCAGAAGCGCGACGACCGCCCGCTCGGCGTCGCCGTCCGCACCTACTTCACGAGCCCCCGCACGAACGACGACTGGATGGAGGGCTGGCTCGAACTGCCGGACGCCACCGGCAAGCCCCTGCCCGGGTACGGCTGGGTGTTCGGCGTCGGCGACGGCACCTCCAACGTGGGCCTCGGCATCCTGAACTCCTCCGCCGAGTTCGGCAAGCTGGACTACAAGCAGGTGCTGCGGGACTGGACCGCGGGCATGCCCGCCGAGTGGGGTTTCACGCCGTCGAACATGGTGGGCGAGATCCGCGGCGCGGCGCTGCCCATGGGCTTCAACCGGACCCCGCACTACAGCCCGGGGCTCCTGCTCCTCGGCGACGCCGGGGGCATGGTGTCGCCGTTCAACGGCGAGGGCATCTCCTACGCGATGGAGTCCGCCCGCTACGCCGCGGAGTTCATCGAACGGGCGCAGGGCGTCGCGTCGCCGCTCGGCCGCGACCAGGTGATGTCCGGCTACGCGCCCTACATCCGTGGGCAGTGGGGCAGCCACTTCACGCTCGGCCGTGTCTTCGCGCAGCTGATCGGCAAGCCCGCCATCCTCTCCCTGGCCCTGCGCACGGGCATGCCCGTCCCCCTCCTCATGCGGTTCGTGGTGCGCATGCTCGCCAACCTGACGGACACCGGCGGGCGGGGCTTCGAGGACCGCGTCATCCACCTGCTCGAGTCCCTGGTGCCGCCCACCTCCAACCAGCCGTCCCTGGCCGGCCATCTGCGTGCGCAAAGCGCCGCTTCACTTCGTTAG
- a CDS encoding demethylmenaquinone methyltransferase encodes MNRASLEKRPDEVAAMFDDVAPKYDVVNDVLSMGQTRRWRRIVVDAVGAEPGQRVLDLAAGTGTSSEPYADAGIDVVACDFSLGMLKVGKRRRPDIDFVAGDATNLPFADNSFDACTISFGLRNVNEPKKALAEMLRVTRPGGRLVIAEFSQPTVALWRTTYTEYLMRALPAIARRVSSNPDAYVYLAESIRAWPDQDRLAAWIGDSGWNDVAYRNLNGGIVAVHRATKSPAAPGEEPLLPGQVRLRRRTSAVD; translated from the coding sequence GTGAATCGCGCATCGCTGGAGAAGCGGCCTGACGAAGTAGCAGCCATGTTCGACGACGTGGCGCCCAAGTACGACGTCGTCAACGACGTCCTGTCGATGGGGCAGACGCGCCGGTGGCGCCGCATCGTCGTGGACGCCGTCGGCGCGGAGCCGGGACAGCGCGTCCTGGATCTCGCCGCCGGCACCGGCACGTCGAGCGAGCCGTACGCGGACGCGGGCATCGACGTCGTCGCCTGCGATTTCTCGCTCGGCATGCTGAAGGTGGGCAAGCGCCGCCGCCCGGACATCGACTTCGTGGCCGGGGACGCCACCAACCTCCCCTTCGCGGACAACTCCTTCGACGCGTGCACCATCTCCTTCGGCCTGCGCAACGTGAACGAGCCGAAGAAGGCGCTCGCCGAGATGCTGCGCGTCACGCGGCCGGGCGGCCGCCTGGTCATCGCGGAGTTCTCCCAGCCCACCGTCGCGCTCTGGCGCACCACCTACACCGAGTACCTGATGCGCGCGCTCCCCGCGATCGCCCGCCGGGTCAGCTCCAACCCCGACGCCTACGTGTACCTCGCCGAGTCCATCCGGGCCTGGCCGGACCAGGACCGGCTCGCCGCCTGGATCGGCGACAGTGGCTGGAACGACGTCGCGTACCGGAACCTCAACGGCGGCATCGTGGCCGTGCACCGCGCCACGAAGTCGCCCGCAGCGCCGGGCGAGGAGCCGCTGCTGCCCGGCCAGGTGCGGTTGCGCCGACGGACGTCGGCGGTCGACTAG
- a CDS encoding isochorismate synthase has protein sequence MSTPSLTALPPAPGQSRGLRSITVAQADMDPRTGLLDYVVRNDAHTWIRRGGGLVAYGETARFTVTGPDRFTLAQEWWRRELAGAEVLDDLGVPGTGLIAFGSFAFSKTSPHESRLIVPAVVVGCSEGRTWLTLITDDAEAELSAEAAEAALAAYLAEPDAGRSPGPGDRLGPGVLSEDQYERAVAEGVKHVQAGELSKLVLARDVVAHLETPVATAQVLRDLAVRYEDCWTYAVDGLIGSTPEMLIKVENNTARARVLAGTLDRANAPAGDPGYADRVLAGSEKQLHEHQIAIDSLTETLQPFTSSMTSHSEPFVLQLPNVWHLASDVTAQLAADDDGRVPTSLALVQALHPTAAVCGTPTTVAGALIRELEHLQRGPYAGPVGWIDAGGNGEWGIALRGAVVETPTRVRLYAGCGIVEGSQPAAELAETWSKFRPMIEALGLSR, from the coding sequence ATGAGCACTCCGTCCCTCACTGCGCTGCCCCCTGCGCCCGGACAGTCCCGCGGGCTCCGCAGCATCACCGTGGCACAGGCGGACATGGACCCGCGGACGGGCCTGCTCGACTACGTGGTCCGCAACGACGCCCACACCTGGATCCGCCGCGGGGGCGGCCTCGTGGCCTACGGCGAGACGGCCCGCTTCACCGTCACCGGCCCCGACCGCTTCACGCTGGCCCAGGAGTGGTGGCGCCGTGAACTCGCCGGCGCTGAGGTGCTGGACGATCTCGGCGTCCCCGGCACCGGGCTCATCGCCTTCGGTTCCTTCGCCTTCTCCAAGACCTCGCCCCACGAGTCGCGCCTGATCGTCCCCGCCGTGGTGGTGGGCTGCAGCGAGGGCCGCACCTGGCTGACCCTCATCACCGACGACGCCGAGGCCGAGCTGAGCGCCGAGGCCGCGGAGGCGGCGCTCGCCGCCTACCTCGCGGAGCCCGACGCCGGGCGCTCCCCCGGCCCGGGCGACCGCCTCGGCCCGGGCGTCCTCAGCGAGGACCAGTACGAGCGCGCGGTCGCCGAGGGCGTGAAGCACGTGCAGGCCGGCGAGCTGAGCAAGCTCGTGCTGGCACGGGACGTCGTCGCGCACCTCGAGACGCCCGTCGCGACGGCGCAGGTGCTGCGGGACCTCGCGGTGCGGTACGAGGACTGCTGGACCTACGCCGTGGACGGCCTGATCGGGTCCACGCCGGAGATGCTCATCAAGGTGGAGAACAACACGGCCCGCGCCCGCGTGCTCGCCGGGACCCTGGACCGCGCCAACGCCCCGGCCGGCGACCCGGGCTATGCCGACCGCGTCCTCGCAGGGTCCGAGAAGCAGCTCCACGAGCACCAGATCGCGATCGACTCGCTCACCGAGACCCTCCAGCCGTTCACGAGCTCCATGACCTCCCACAGCGAGCCGTTCGTGCTGCAGCTGCCCAACGTGTGGCACCTCGCCTCGGACGTCACGGCGCAGCTGGCGGCGGACGACGACGGCCGCGTCCCGACGTCGCTCGCCCTGGTCCAGGCGCTCCATCCCACCGCCGCTGTCTGCGGCACCCCCACGACGGTCGCCGGAGCACTCATCCGCGAGCTGGAGCATCTGCAGCGCGGACCGTACGCCGGGCCGGTGGGCTGGATCGACGCCGGGGGCAACGGCGAGTGGGGCATCGCCCTCCGCGGCGCCGTCGTCGAGACGCCCACGCGCGTGCGGCTCTACGCGGGGTGCGGGATCGTGGAGGGTTCGCAGCCCGCAGCCGAACTCGCGGAGACGTGGAGCAAGTTCAGGCCGATGATCGAGGCCCTCGGCCTGTCCCGATGA
- a CDS encoding transporter substrate-binding domain-containing protein, which produces MLSKKSALLAAMAAGALALSACGGGSDDAGSGEATGLNLVSEGSLTVCSDIPYPPFEYEENGEYTGFDMDLMKEIAAGMDLELSVQDVGFDGLQSGAVLGARQCDIGASAVTITEERKANLTFSDPYYDSLQSILVPTDSDIASIDDLAGKQVGVQQGTTGATYAAENAPEAELVQYPSDAEMYAAIQAGNVDALLQDLPVNIGHTEDGAFTIAEELPTDEQYGFIMAKTGSEELVAAVNEQLATLRENGTYQEIYDTYFEE; this is translated from the coding sequence ATGCTTTCCAAGAAATCAGCACTGCTGGCCGCCATGGCCGCCGGCGCACTCGCGCTGAGCGCCTGTGGCGGAGGCTCCGACGACGCCGGGTCCGGCGAGGCGACCGGCCTGAACCTCGTCTCCGAGGGCTCGCTCACCGTCTGCTCGGACATCCCCTACCCGCCCTTCGAGTACGAGGAGAACGGCGAGTACACCGGCTTCGACATGGATCTCATGAAGGAGATCGCCGCGGGCATGGACCTCGAGCTCTCCGTGCAGGACGTCGGCTTCGACGGCCTCCAGAGCGGCGCCGTCCTCGGAGCCCGCCAGTGCGACATCGGCGCCAGCGCCGTCACGATCACCGAGGAGCGCAAGGCGAACCTCACGTTCTCGGACCCGTACTACGACTCCCTGCAGTCCATCCTCGTGCCGACCGACTCGGACATCGCCTCGATCGACGATCTCGCCGGCAAGCAGGTGGGCGTCCAGCAGGGCACCACCGGCGCCACCTACGCCGCGGAGAACGCACCCGAGGCGGAACTGGTCCAGTACCCCTCCGATGCCGAGATGTACGCCGCCATCCAGGCCGGGAACGTCGACGCCCTGCTGCAGGACCTCCCCGTGAACATCGGCCACACCGAGGACGGCGCGTTCACGATCGCCGAGGAGCTGCCGACGGACGAGCAGTACGGCTTCATCATGGCCAAGACCGGCAGCGAGGAACTCGTCGCCGCCGTCAACGAACAGCTGGCCACGCTGCGTGAGAACGGCACGTACCAGGAAATCTACGACACCTACTTCGAGGAGTAG
- a CDS encoding amino acid ABC transporter permease, which yields MKRSTRRRLTQGVLYAVFAAVVLFVLLAADWATIRAYFFDLDVAIAVFPEIVTIAAKNTVVYTAIAFVGGLLLGLLLALMKLSPVLPYRWFATGYIELFRGLPALLVIFGFAYAIPIAFQWRPPGGNAGAGLIALIIVSSAYIAETIRAGIEAVPQGQVEAARSLGMNGAWTMITVTLPQAFRIITPPLTNELVILIKDTSLLFIAGMAIGDRELTTFARDSLTNQANATPLVVAALLYLVITLPLTQLVAKLERHNKRGR from the coding sequence GTGAAACGTTCAACCCGCAGACGCCTCACCCAAGGCGTCCTCTACGCGGTCTTCGCCGCCGTCGTCCTCTTCGTGCTCCTCGCCGCCGACTGGGCGACGATCCGTGCGTACTTCTTCGACCTCGACGTGGCCATCGCTGTCTTCCCCGAGATCGTCACGATCGCTGCGAAGAACACGGTCGTCTACACGGCCATCGCCTTCGTCGGGGGCCTGCTGCTCGGCCTCCTGCTGGCGCTCATGAAACTCTCCCCGGTGCTGCCGTACCGCTGGTTCGCGACCGGCTACATCGAACTGTTCCGAGGGCTGCCGGCGCTGCTGGTCATCTTCGGATTCGCCTACGCCATCCCCATCGCCTTCCAGTGGCGACCACCCGGCGGCAATGCCGGTGCGGGACTGATCGCCCTCATCATCGTGTCCTCCGCCTACATCGCGGAGACCATCCGGGCCGGCATCGAGGCCGTGCCCCAGGGGCAGGTCGAGGCGGCGCGTTCCCTCGGCATGAACGGGGCATGGACCATGATCACCGTGACCCTCCCCCAGGCCTTCCGCATCATCACGCCCCCCCTGACGAACGAGCTGGTCATCCTCATCAAGGACACCTCGCTCCTCTTCATCGCGGGCATGGCCATCGGCGACCGCGAACTGACCACCTTCGCGCGGGACTCGCTGACCAACCAGGCCAACGCGACCCCCCTCGTGGTCGCCGCGCTGCTGTACCTGGTCATCACGTTGCCGCTCACCCAGCTCGTCGCGAAGCTCGAACGACACAACAAGAGAGGCCGGTGA
- a CDS encoding amino acid ABC transporter ATP-binding protein — protein sequence MATPASAAARSTALPAIEVRALCKNFGTNEVLKGIDFHVDHGEVVCVIGPSGSGKSTLLRCVNRLEEPTSGTVMVEGVDITDSETDLDDVRTRIGMVFQQFNLFPHLSVLKNLTLAQQRAKKRGKAEAIEVAHRNLAKVGLAEKADAFPAQLSGGQQQRVAIARALSMDPDMMLFDEPTSALDPELVGDVLEVMKQLAQEGMTMMVVTHEMGFAREVGDRVVFMDGGVVVEQGTPEDVLGNPQNERTKVFLSKVL from the coding sequence GTGGCAACCCCAGCATCGGCTGCTGCGCGCTCGACGGCGCTCCCCGCCATCGAGGTCCGCGCACTGTGCAAGAACTTCGGCACCAACGAGGTGCTCAAGGGCATCGACTTCCATGTGGACCACGGCGAGGTGGTGTGCGTCATCGGGCCCTCCGGCTCCGGCAAGTCCACCCTGCTCCGTTGCGTCAACCGGCTCGAGGAGCCCACCAGCGGCACGGTCATGGTGGAGGGCGTGGACATCACGGACAGCGAGACGGACCTCGACGACGTGCGCACGCGCATCGGCATGGTCTTCCAGCAGTTCAACCTCTTCCCGCACCTGAGCGTCCTGAAGAACCTGACGCTCGCGCAGCAACGTGCCAAGAAGCGCGGCAAGGCCGAGGCGATCGAGGTGGCCCACCGGAACCTCGCCAAGGTGGGTCTCGCGGAGAAGGCCGATGCCTTCCCCGCGCAGCTCTCCGGCGGCCAGCAGCAGCGCGTGGCCATCGCCCGCGCCCTGTCGATGGACCCGGACATGATGCTGTTCGACGAGCCCACCAGCGCCCTGGACCCCGAGCTCGTCGGGGACGTCCTCGAGGTCATGAAGCAGCTGGCCCAGGAGGGCATGACCATGATGGTGGTCACGCACGAGATGGGCTTCGCCCGCGAGGTCGGCGACCGCGTGGTCTTCATGGACGGCGGCGTCGTCGTGGAGCAGGGCACGCCCGAGGACGTGCTCGGGAACCCGCAGAACGAGCGGACGAAGGTCTTCCTCTCGAAGGTGCTCTAG